The window AATTTTAGAATTGTTCATAGAAGAAAATTTTACCGCCGGACAAATAGTTAAAAGCGGTTTTAAAAAAGAAACCGTCGAGTGGGTCATAAAAAAAGTTTTTCAGAATGAGTATAAAAGACAGCAAGCGGCTCTCGGACTAAAAATTACGGAAAAAGCCTTCGGATCAGGACGCAGAATGCCTGTTGCCGCAAAAGCGGATTTTATATCTGATGATCCCATCTAACGGATCTGATGGTGTTTTCGGGTGTTTCAAGCTCTTTCAGTATTTCGTGAGAAAGTTTGTCTGCCGGTCCGCTTTGAAAAAGTTTCGCGTATATTTTCAAGCGCACTGTTTTTTCGACATAATCTTTTTTCATGCTGAAAGTTATGATTTTAATCTTATGTTTTTTTAGAAGATCTATAAGGACCGTAGGATCAAAAGAATCATCTGCTTCGACAATCAAAAATCTGTAAGTGTCCTTGGTAAAGTTTTTTTCCAACAGGTGAATAAACATAAGAGTTATAACCGCCAAAGCGGTTGAATAAAGAGCGATAAAAAAATAACCCGAAGCGACGGCCATTCCTATGCCTGCAGTTACCCACAAAGACGCGGCTGTCGTAAGCCCTCTGACGTTGAAACCCTCTTTGAGTATCGTTCCGGCACCGATAAAACCTATTCCGGTGAGTATCTGAGCGGCGATCCTTCCTGGATCTGCTGTCCCTTTAAAAACCGGATTTAAAGCCGTTTCAATAGATATTATCATGAAAAGCGCCGAACCCAGGCAGACGAGAATATGGGTTCTGAGTCCAGCCGCTCTGCCGTGGACGTCTCTTTCAATGCCTATGAGAGCTCCTAGCAAGGAGGCGACAGTCAGTTTTAGAATATAAGAATAATACTGCGGATCCATGATAATTCAATTATATTGTCAAAACGGAAAATTTGAAAGATAAAGATACCGGATCTATTTCAGACATGAGATGATCTGACTAACGGTTCTTCTTTTTCTGAAGGCATTTTTGGCATCTTCGGTTCTGAAAACTTTATCGTACCTGTTTATAATCTTTTTGCATTCTTCAGCAGTTCTTTCGTAATGTTTGCCGTGTTTTGGAAAAATTGCGAGTAAAAATGCAAGACTTGCTAAGTCTTCAGGCCATTTATCGTCCGAATCGAGTTGTTTTTCAAGCCTTTTTAGGGAGGATGAAAATATTCTGCCGTTTCCGAACTTCTGAGCTAAAAAAGTAGAGACTATGCAGTGATTTAAAATGATTCCGGGAAGACCTTCATTTTTTAATTTACTGAACAGTCGTTCGAAATCGCATTTGTAATCCTCGGCTAATTTGGAGTTTTCGATTTCAGCAGATCTTAGTAAAAGTATCTGAAGAATATAAAAATGCATATTTAAGCTTTTAATTTCGCTGAAAATCTTCATTGACTCAATCAGGTGGTTTATTGAAGCCGTTATCTCGTTTTTGTTGTATTTTACTTCCGCCAAACCGAGGTTGTAGTATCCTTCTCCTATTTTGTTTTCGATCTTCAGGTTAATTTTGTGATATGTTTCCAGCCATTTTATGGCTTCACTGTTTTTTCCGAATTCAGTGTAATAAGTTGAGATGTTGTAGGACGAGATTGCTTCGCCGAGCGCGTAGCCTGTTTTACGATCTATGTCGTTCGATTTTTCATACGCCAAAAGGGCTTTTTGAGGTTTCCCTAGGCTGTCGTAAATTACTCCGAGGTTGTTGTAGTTAGTCGATAGGATGGAGAGCAGTCTCTTTTTCGAGGCTTTTTTTTCGATTTCAAGACGAATTTTCAAAGCTTTCAAAGGCTCGTCTTTTTCATTGAGAATATCGGCCAGTTTACCTCTTAATGAAATAGTATCTGAATCGTCCTTTCGGGAAATAAATTTTTCCGCTTTTAAAAGATACTCGTGAGAGCCGTTTATGTCTCCAAAAAAATAAAGCACATCCGCTTTGTTCATGAAAATCCTGAAAAAGAATGTATTCTGCAGTTTACTGCGTTTTAATTTTTTCGCAAGGATAAGCGCTTTTTTCAGGCAATTCCGTGCTTCAGTAAATCGGCTCATCCTCACAAGCTGACTGGATAACTCCAAAAAATATGTTATTTTCTCGGAATGATTAAGAGGAAGAGACCTGGCTTTTTCAAAAAATCGAAGGGATCTTTGATGGTTTCCGCTGAAACCGAGAAGTCTTCCCGATGTCATGAGAAAATCGAAGTAAATAGTTTTCTGAGGAGCGAAATGTCTGTTTTCAGTTATGTCTGAACATTTATCGAGATACTCTATTGAGTGATGAAAGGAATAGCGTTTTTCGTCGTAATGCGCCGAAAAAAGATAATAACGGAATGCATCCTTCAAGTTCCCTGATGCTTCAGCGTGGTGAGCCAGCATATGAGCGTTGGAAATTTCATTTGAAAGTGATTTTTCAAGAAAACTGAAAATCCTTCCGTGTAAATTCGTTTTTTCTTCGTTTGTAAGACTGGCGTATATTGAATCTCTTATGAGTATATGATTGAAAATGAATGCGCCTTCGTCGTTTTTTGATATAAAATTCCTACCTACCGTTTTAAAAATTGTCTCCTTGTCAGAAATTCCCGAAATGAAAGAGGCCAGGTTTTGATCGAACGCATAACCGACTGCTGATGCGGTTTCGAGAAATATTTTTGATTTCTCGTCCAACATGTCAAAACGACTCAAAATGATCTCACCAACGGATTGCGGTACTTCAAAATCGGCGGAAGGTCTGCCTTTCCATGTGTTATTTTCCTTCCACACAATACCTTTTTCGACGAGCATTTTCGTTATTTCTTCCAAAAACAGAGGGTTTCCCTGACTGTATTTGATGATTTTATCTTTCAAAACAGGAGGTATGTTTTCTATGTTGAGAATAAAAGAAATCAATGAATCGGATTGCTCTTTTTTCAGAGGTTTCAGGTTCATTTCATGCAAATTTGAAATTCTTTCAAATTTATCCCTGTATTCTCTGAGTATTTCAACGTCTTGTATCGAGCGAGCGACCAGTATGAAAATGACTCTGTTCGGCGGAAGTTCCCTTATGAAAGTGTCAATCATGTCGAGCAGTGGTTTTCTCGCCCAATGAAGGTCTTCAAAAACCAAAACAAATTTTATTCCCGGAGATTTGTTTAATCTGTTGTTGGTCAATTCTGCGAGTGTTTTCAGCAGGAACCTGATTTTGGGTCTTTCGGTGTTGATTTTTTGTATTCCAGAAAAAAAATCCTTGAACGTTTCGGCGGCAAGCTTGTAGTAAAAAATGCCTTCACTTTTTAAAAATGCCTCTGTCTTTTCATTGTCTTTTATATTCGTTGAACCGAAAGGTATTCCCGGAAGCATATTTTCAACGAAGGATTTTACGCTGTAGAAACTGTCCGCACCGTACGGAAGAGTTCTTGTTTTAATGCTTTCAGATTCTTTTATATGGTTGTAAATGAATTCTTCGACGAATCTGGTTTTTCCGACTCCCGGCTCGCCCGTGACGAGTAATAATCGGTGTTTATCGTTTTTCTTTTTGAAGTAATTGCAAACCGAAAGAGTTTCCGTTTCCCTGCCGACAAAAGGCACTTGAGTCCATTTGACACCCCTTCTGCTTTTCCTTTCAGTTTTCACCGAAAGAAATTTATACACGCATACACCTCTTTTTTTCCCTTTGAATTTAATGTCACCGATTAAACGATAATTGAACTGGTGAGAAGTCGCTTCAACGACTCTTTCGCTGACGTATATGTTATTTTTAGGACATATTTGCTGTAATCTGCTGGCAACGTTAATGGCGTCGCCTACGATAGAAAACGATGAAACTCCGTTTACTTCAATGTGACCGCACAGAACATTACCGGAGTGTATGCCTATGTGAAAAGAGATCGGAATACCCGATTCAGAGGTAAGAGTGCCAGAGGATTTAAAAATAGAAAAAGCTGTAAAAACGGCTCTTTCGTCCTGGTTTTCAAGAGACGAAGGAACTCCAAACGAAAAAACTATCTGATCGCCGACAACCTGATAAAGATTTCCTCCGAAGTTTTTGGCTATGGAGTCTGTTTTACAGAAAACTGACTCAAGAATTTTTTTTACTTTTTCGGGATCGTTTTTCTCGGCAATTGATGAAAATCCGACGATATCAACAAAAAGAAGAGTGCAGAATCTTCGGGAAGTTTTCATTTGATTTGTCAGAATCTGAATTCAGCCCAAAGATTAACTCCGACGTTCCTGATTTTTCTTCCCGTTTGCCTGTCTTCGTTGATGGAGTAAGTGCCGTTCATTCCTCCCGTGACGTTCTGAGAAAAATTATAAGAAGCCATGGGAGAGATCGTGTAATTGGATCTGAATGAAATTATCTCTCCGGAGGTCCTGTAAAGTTCTTTTGCCGTATTGTAATTATAAGCGAGTGAAAAGGTCATCAGGCTGTTGAACTTGAGCGTCCTGCCGAAAAACGGCAGACCTCCCGGGGCTGAGAAACTGTAACCAACCGTCGCTGAATACGAATTGTTTTCCTGTCTGAGGTAGGTTTTAATGACGCCTATGTTGTCTATGTCGGTCTGTGTTTTTGTCGTCGAGAAATTAGTAAGAAATCCGTTTTTCCATCTTACTTGCAAAGACAACAAAGGCGACAGATCTATCCCCAAAGTTGTTCTCGTAGGTTCCTGATCTTCTGGCCCCGATTTTGTCTTCGTGGTCGAAAAGCCGGTTGAAACGGTTGAACTTTCTATGGCTTTCAGTTTGAGCAGTTTTTGCAAATTTAAAAGACTGACTGTTAAACGCGGCCATGTGGTCGATTCAGTGTAAGTCATGTTTCCTATATTGCCGCCGAAATTTCTTGACCAGGCAAAATGAACACCCGTTGTCAGATTGGGAAAACTGAGGCCGGAATTGCCTGTAAAACCATAGGTCCAGCCGAAATAATCGTTGGGAGATATATATTTACCCGTTTTTTCGGAGTCGATGTTTTCGACGAGTCCAAGTTGGTACTGCCAGTCAGGGATGCCGGTAAGTCTGTAAAGACGGGTCGTCCTCGTTCGTGAAACAGTTAAACTTAAAGGATTTATGTTGCGGCCCAACCGCCCGATGTTCATCAACAACCAGTGCGGAGATCCGACTGTTGCAGATGAATCGCGATTTTCGTCCCTTATTTTTCCTACGAATTCCAGGGGTTGTACAAAACTTATAGAAGTGTTGAAAGAAAGAGTGTTGGTGTTTGAAACGTTGAAAATGTCGGTAGTATCGTATGTCATAATCAATTCGGGGCGGGAATCTTCCGAATAATTTGTTTCAAAGGATACTGTAGGTCTTATAAAAGGAAGAGGAAGAGGTGTGTATCTGGCTGAAACTCTCTGAGTTTTCAATATCTGTCTCCCGAGAAAATATTCCGATATTTCAATGTCTCTGTTCTGGGAGATTGAATAAGTCAGATTAAGCGGTTTTAAAAGATTGTATCCGAGGGTCATAGTGGAATTCAGATTTCTCTGAAGAAGATTTTGCAGAAGCTGTCCCGACGTATCCGGAATCAGATGAGACGCGACTTTTGTGTAGGAATATGTGGAGGTAAAACTTATGTTGTTGAAGAACGTTCCGATTTCCTGTCCGGCGAATTTTATTGTTTTAATTGAAGGGTTGTGCGACCAGGAGTAAGTAGCCGTTTTTACCCAGGACGAATCCGCTCTGTTGTAACTCAGATTGTTCACATTTGTCCATGAGTAATTAAACCTTGAATGATCAATTACCAGAGAGGCAAGAAGATTTAGCGTTCTGCCGGATTTTGAAAAAGCAAAAGAGTAGTGACGCGTTTCCGACGATGAAGATTTGTCGTTTGATTCATCCGGATTGAGTCTTATGTCCGATCCGGGATAGAATTTGGGGAGACTGTTGGTTTTCGAGTAAGAGGCGGTGAAGGGAAGCGACAACATCCATCTTGAAGGTAAAAATTTTCCGCCCTGAAAAATAGCTATTCCGGAATAATTCGTCGAGGTCGAGCCGCTGCCTCTTTCCTCTGTAATTCTCTGATAGTCGGCGCCATACTGGTAACCGGCAAGGTTTACAGTCAAGACATCTCCGAAAGACATCCCGACGTTGACGTTCGCGGCCATGCCTCTCTCACGGTAAGGAGAGATCAGCCGAAGGTCATCTATCCATATCTCACCGCCAAGGCCGGCCGTTTGATTCTGGCTGACAATGCTAATGGATGTCCTGTTTATTTTTGTAAGGGAAGGTTTGTTAGCTCCGTATGTCGTGACGAAATAATTTCCGGAATTCCAAGTCCCGGAGGTGTCTCCTTCGATGGTTTTTTTCAATTCTATGAATTCATCGAACTCAATCGAAAGCTCCTGCCACCCATTCGGAACAGGCGTGCGGTATTCGTAGTAGGAAAGCGTGTCCCCGCCGAATTTAATTGAAAAATACCCGTTCTGTCCTTCTCCGTGAACGTAAACGAGCATTTTTCTGTAGTTGTTGTAATTATCTTCGAGTACGGTTGAATAATAGCAACTGGCTGATCTGTTGTAACCGAGATTCCTAATGACAAAAGCGAGGGATTGTTCTTTTTTTGTGTTTCCGTAATTGTCTCTGCCCGGGTCGAACGGAGGCGTGTAATTCGGGTCGTCGTAATTGTTTCTCGTGGTGACTTCGAAGAACTCTTCAGGAAGAATTACCGCGGCGGAATCCACAGAAAAAACGTCGTTTCTTTTCCATCTGTTGCCGGACACTGAAATCCCGCCGAAAACCAGCGAGTCTGTGTTTGTAGTAAAGCTGTCGATCCAGATTCTGGCGTATCGCACTCTTTCCCAGTCCGGATAACCGACGACAGTTCCTATACCGCTGTCGTGAAGAGGGATTTTGTATAGTCTCCAGCCGTTTCCTCTGTCTATGTCAAGAAAAGAAGTGTCGCCGGGAGAAAACGAATATTCGACGTAGTCGCGCGAGAGATTTAGTATTCCGTCGCCGTTCAGATCTTCGGTGTCAAGTATTTTATTGCCCTCTGTTCCCTTGAGCTGTCTGTAAGTGGAAGAGTTTACGTCGTCAGGGTAATCGTCGTTCCATTCGTCGCCGGGAACATGATTGGCGTCTACGCCTTCGATGCCGTCCAGACCGAAATCTTCGCCTATGTCGAGAACGCCGTTTCTGTTTTTATCTTCGGTGTTGAGAATCCCGTTCCAGCCGGCAATCGAATCCGAAACTCCGGTTCTTCTAGCGACGTCCTCCGTTATACTGTAACCGAGGTCGATGTTAACTCTGCCCCCGTCTCCGTATACCCACACTTCGAGATATCTGAACTGAGACAAGTCGGCTCCCGTCTTTGATATACACTGCTGAATGGATACGAACGAGGCCGGGGACTGATTCCTCGGTTCGATTACGAGACTGAGAACCTGAATGTTGTCGTTTCTCTCCTGTTCGGGAAGATTGGGATATAAATGGCCTTTTGTGAACCAGTCGTTAGGGCTGTACCAGTAAATATGTCCAAGATCCGCCGTGTCAAGGTAAACAGGCGAGTTGTTTATTATTTCGTCGGGTATGCTTCCAAAATGCCAGTTTGCTCTGCTGACACCGAGATTCAGCGACATTTTGTTTCCATCCATATCGTCGAGATAGACAAATCCCTTAGTGTTGGGATTAGGCATGGAAAACGCGACGGCGCCTCTTATGGAAAGATTGGACGGAACGGTAGAAGTGATAAACGGCAAAATATCGACGGCTTTGGTCATAAAAGAAGGGCTGAACGTCAGATTGGCGTCCATAGTAGCCATTGTGATGTTTCTCGGTTCGTTTCCGAGTTGAGGGTGTTCTTCTTTTGTGCTTATACTGCGGTACATAGTTGTCGCGCCAATGTTTATGGCCGGGGATATGCTGTAATTGAACCTGACACCGAGTAGAGATTTGTCTGCGAGGCTTATGAAAGGGGCGTATTGAAAATCTATATTTACCACAGCGTTTACGTCGTTGACCTTGTCGGTTATGAACGTGATTATCCCGATGTCGTAATCTATTGTGTAATCGACGTTCCTCACAAGTCTTTCTCCGTTGATGGTTACGACTTCGGAACCTTCGAGTATGTTCATCGCTCCCAGGGAAAACACAGATCTTATTCCCTTGTAAGACAAGACCAGTTTGTATTTTCTTCCGACGTTTGTAGAGGTCGTGTCGTAAATTATCGAATCCGGGTCAAGTAGTGCCGCGCTCGCGAAGGGCTTTTGAAGAGAGTCGGGAAAAGCGATAAATCCCCTGTCGTAATCTATGTATCCGTCGTCAATGTATCCGTTGTCATCGTCGTCCAGACCGAGCAGTCTCAAATAAGTAGTGGCGCCCTGTGTTTCTTCGTCAATACCTGAACCAGTATTATGTTTGAAAATTTTCAGCTCGAAACTGCCTGGGACAATCGCCGTGGACCTGAGTGAATATCTGTTTCTTATCTGCAAATCCCAGGTTGGATAATATGTCCTTTCGACTATCGGTTTTAATACTTTTATGTCGATGGTCTGAGATGTGTCGTATTGGTCCTGAACCGTACCTACGGTGTCTACTCTGTAAACCTGACCGCCGGGAACATTTCTTCTGTTAATGACATAACACACTCCGAGAGCGTAATTCTGATCCAAAGGAATCCTGAGTTCCAGAGTTTTGCTTTGATAATTGAAAATATAAAAATTGTCTGAGCCCGCTTCCTGAGGATCGAAATATCCGAGTGACATGACAGTGTCAGGATAAGGAGAAGCCGTGTAAAAGCGAAGTCTGCCTTTTATGGCGCCGGTCAAGGCGTTGTTTGTTCCGTTGTTGTCGTCAACCCAAACAATAAGCTTTGTTA is drawn from candidate division WOR-3 bacterium and contains these coding sequences:
- the sprA gene encoding cell surface protein SprA yields the protein MNKIRKPLFFLVLQTAAFLLQPSFPINSQTTDFNSRIGGMMRDYVYRNMTKLRFRQTILPDRGMLIEEAYYDSLSLWTENIISVKDYKAYAYSSTLKNKLADYTMSFLQQQQTLSNQGLIPDIDLPIRIPRAIAGFIGQGGNLKISGSQRIQFGGSQSTDLNAIQTEYTQNDFLPELEMKQQLNVNLQGTIGEKINVFVDHNSEAQADLKNKIRLQYRGEQDEIIHLIEMGHTQLSLPGTELIGMPPIQMGLFGIKSEMQVAGINITAIATKEEGKAERRTFVGRASVDTLVLWDTDYIRRQYFWLGRPGDSLGDINPYDSITKLIVWVDDNNGTNNALTGAIKGRLRFYTASPYPDTVMSLGYFDPQEAGSDNFYIFNYQSKTLELRIPLDQNYALGVCYVINRRNVPGGQVYRVDTVGTVQDQYDTSQTIDIKVLKPIVERTYYPTWDLQIRNRYSLRSTAIVPGSFELKIFKHNTGSGIDEETQGATTYLRLLGLDDDDNGYIDDGYIDYDRGFIAFPDSLQKPFASAALLDPDSIIYDTTSTNVGRKYKLVLSYKGIRSVFSLGAMNILEGSEVVTINGERLVRNVDYTIDYDIGIITFITDKVNDVNAVVNIDFQYAPFISLADKSLLGVRFNYSISPAINIGATTMYRSISTKEEHPQLGNEPRNITMATMDANLTFSPSFMTKAVDILPFITSTVPSNLSIRGAVAFSMPNPNTKGFVYLDDMDGNKMSLNLGVSRANWHFGSIPDEIINNSPVYLDTADLGHIYWYSPNDWFTKGHLYPNLPEQERNDNIQVLSLVIEPRNQSPASFVSIQQCISKTGADLSQFRYLEVWVYGDGGRVNIDLGYSITEDVARRTGVSDSIAGWNGILNTEDKNRNGVLDIGEDFGLDGIEGVDANHVPGDEWNDDYPDDVNSSTYRQLKGTEGNKILDTEDLNGDGILNLSRDYVEYSFSPGDTSFLDIDRGNGWRLYKIPLHDSGIGTVVGYPDWERVRYARIWIDSFTTNTDSLVFGGISVSGNRWKRNDVFSVDSAAVILPEEFFEVTTRNNYDDPNYTPPFDPGRDNYGNTKKEQSLAFVIRNLGYNRSASCYYSTVLEDNYNNYRKMLVYVHGEGQNGYFSIKFGGDTLSYYEYRTPVPNGWQELSIEFDEFIELKKTIEGDTSGTWNSGNYFVTTYGANKPSLTKINRTSISIVSQNQTAGLGGEIWIDDLRLISPYRERGMAANVNVGMSFGDVLTVNLAGYQYGADYQRITEERGSGSTSTNYSGIAIFQGGKFLPSRWMLSLPFTASYSKTNSLPKFYPGSDIRLNPDESNDKSSSSETRHYSFAFSKSGRTLNLLASLVIDHSRFNYSWTNVNNLSYNRADSSWVKTATYSWSHNPSIKTIKFAGQEIGTFFNNISFTSTYSYTKVASHLIPDTSGQLLQNLLQRNLNSTMTLGYNLLKPLNLTYSISQNRDIEISEYFLGRQILKTQRVSARYTPLPLPFIRPTVSFETNYSEDSRPELIMTYDTTDIFNVSNTNTLSFNTSISFVQPLEFVGKIRDENRDSSATVGSPHWLLMNIGRLGRNINPLSLTVSRTRTTRLYRLTGIPDWQYQLGLVENIDSEKTGKYISPNDYFGWTYGFTGNSGLSFPNLTTGVHFAWSRNFGGNIGNMTYTESTTWPRLTVSLLNLQKLLKLKAIESSTVSTGFSTTKTKSGPEDQEPTRTTLGIDLSPLLSLQVRWKNGFLTNFSTTKTQTDIDNIGVIKTYLRQENNSYSATVGYSFSAPGGLPFFGRTLKFNSLMTFSLAYNYNTAKELYRTSGEIISFRSNYTISPMASYNFSQNVTGGMNGTYSINEDRQTGRKIRNVGVNLWAEFRF
- a CDS encoding MgtC/SapB family protein produces the protein MDPQYYSYILKLTVASLLGALIGIERDVHGRAAGLRTHILVCLGSALFMIISIETALNPVFKGTADPGRIAAQILTGIGFIGAGTILKEGFNVRGLTTAASLWVTAGIGMAVASGYFFIALYSTALAVITLMFIHLLEKNFTKDTYRFLIVEADDSFDPTVLIDLLKKHKIKIITFSMKKDYVEKTVRLKIYAKLFQSGPADKLSHEILKELETPENTIRSVRWDHQI
- a CDS encoding tetratricopeptide repeat protein encodes the protein MKTSRRFCTLLFVDIVGFSSIAEKNDPEKVKKILESVFCKTDSIAKNFGGNLYQVVGDQIVFSFGVPSSLENQDERAVFTAFSIFKSSGTLTSESGIPISFHIGIHSGNVLCGHIEVNGVSSFSIVGDAINVASRLQQICPKNNIYVSERVVEATSHQFNYRLIGDIKFKGKKRGVCVYKFLSVKTERKSRRGVKWTQVPFVGRETETLSVCNYFKKKNDKHRLLLVTGEPGVGKTRFVEEFIYNHIKESESIKTRTLPYGADSFYSVKSFVENMLPGIPFGSTNIKDNEKTEAFLKSEGIFYYKLAAETFKDFFSGIQKINTERPKIRFLLKTLAELTNNRLNKSPGIKFVLVFEDLHWARKPLLDMIDTFIRELPPNRVIFILVARSIQDVEILREYRDKFERISNLHEMNLKPLKKEQSDSLISFILNIENIPPVLKDKIIKYSQGNPLFLEEITKMLVEKGIVWKENNTWKGRPSADFEVPQSVGEIILSRFDMLDEKSKIFLETASAVGYAFDQNLASFISGISDKETIFKTVGRNFISKNDEGAFIFNHILIRDSIYASLTNEEKTNLHGRIFSFLEKSLSNEISNAHMLAHHAEASGNLKDAFRYYLFSAHYDEKRYSFHHSIEYLDKCSDITENRHFAPQKTIYFDFLMTSGRLLGFSGNHQRSLRFFEKARSLPLNHSEKITYFLELSSQLVRMSRFTEARNCLKKALILAKKLKRSKLQNTFFFRIFMNKADVLYFFGDINGSHEYLLKAEKFISRKDDSDTISLRGKLADILNEKDEPLKALKIRLEIEKKASKKRLLSILSTNYNNLGVIYDSLGKPQKALLAYEKSNDIDRKTGYALGEAISSYNISTYYTEFGKNSEAIKWLETYHKINLKIENKIGEGYYNLGLAEVKYNKNEITASINHLIESMKIFSEIKSLNMHFYILQILLLRSAEIENSKLAEDYKCDFERLFSKLKNEGLPGIILNHCIVSTFLAQKFGNGRIFSSSLKRLEKQLDSDDKWPEDLASLAFLLAIFPKHGKHYERTAEECKKIINRYDKVFRTEDAKNAFRKRRTVSQIISCLK